In Gallus gallus isolate bGalGal1 chromosome 6, bGalGal1.mat.broiler.GRCg7b, whole genome shotgun sequence, a single genomic region encodes these proteins:
- the ACSL5 gene encoding long-chain-fatty-acid--CoA ligase 5 isoform X1 — translation MIWILQVLFSPLPTPALFTLIAFGALIFLWVVSRPKPVLPPVDLNKQSVGIEGGARRAALLTDNNLVSYYFEDSKTLYEAFQRGLHASGNGNCLGYRKPNQPYQWLTYKQVLDRAQHLGSGLLQKGCKPSSDQFIGIFAQNRPEWIISEYACYTYSMVAVPLYDTLGPDAILYIVNKADIGIVICDKPEKAQILLENCEQGKTPCLKTIILMDLFDKELKDRGAKVGVEILALQEAEELGRNNIRKPVPPGPEDLCIVCFTSGTTGNPKGAMLTHENVVANAAAFLRTIEDTVECTTSDVSISYLPLAHMFERVVQTVMYSCGAKVGFFQGDIKLLTDDMKTLKPTIFPVVPRLLNRIYDKIQSGANTPVKKFLLNFAATMKMIEVKQGIIRNDSLLDKLVFKKVQETMGGRVRIMVTGAAPISPSVLKFLRSALGCQVFEAYGQTECSAGCTFSMPGDWTTGHVGPPLVCNIIKLDDVEEMNYFSSNNEGEVCIKGPNVFKGYLKDPEKTAEAIDKDGWLHTGDVGKWMPNGTLKIIDRKKNIFKLAQGEYIAPEKIENVYIRSVAVAQVFVHGESLRSCLIGIVVPDAETLPEFAAKLGIKGSYEDICKNPAVKKAILEDLVRLGKAAGLKSFEQVKDLYIHTELFSVENGLLTPTLKAKRAELVKVFQKQIEALYSSMQE, via the exons ATGATCTGGATACTTCAGGTCTTATTTTCACCGCTCCCAACACCAGCACTGTTTACTCTCATTGCATTTGGAGCTCTCATCTTCCTCTGGGTGGTAAGCAGGCCAAAGCCTGTTTTACCTCCTGTTGACTTGAACAAGCAGTCAGTGGGAATCGAG GGAGGAGCAAGAAGAGCTGCACTCTTGACAGATAATAACCTGGTTTCTTATTACTTTGAAGATAGTAAAACCTTGTATGAAGCTTTCCAGAGAGGACTGCATGCTTCTG GAAATGGCAACTGTTTAGGCTACAGAAAACCCAACCAACCTTATCAGTGGCTGACATATAAACAG GTTTTGGACAGAGCTCAACATCTGGGATCAGGGCTTCTGCAGAAAGGATGTAAACCATCATCAGATCAGTTTATTGGCATTTTTGCTCAGAATAGGCCAGag tggATCATATCTGAGTATGCCTGCTACACTTACTCAATGGTTGCTGTTCCACTCTATGACACCCTGGGGCCAGATGCCATTCTATATATTGTTAACAAAG ctgaCATAGGCATAGTGATTTGTGACAAGCCGGAGAAGGCACAGATCTTGCTTGAAAACTGTGAGCAAGGAAAGACCCCATGCCTGAAGACTATAATTCTTATGGATCTCTTTGATAAAGAGCTGAAGGACAGAGGAGCTAAAGTGGGAGTTGAAATTCTAGCTCTACAGGAGGCTGAG GAGCTGGGAAGAAACAACATCAGAAAACCAGTT CCTCCTGGTCCTGAAGATCTTTGCATTGTGTGTTTTACCAGTGGAACAACAG GTAACCCTAAAGGTGCCATGCTGACACATGAAAATGTTGTTGCaaatgctgctgccttccttaGAACCATAGAG GACACAGTTGAGTGTACAACTTCAGATGTCAGCATATCTTATCTTCCATTGGCTCACATGTTTGAGAGAGTTGTACAG ACTGTGATGTACAGCTGCGGAGCAAAAGTGGGCTTCTTCCAAGGAGACATCAAATTACTAACGGATGACATGAAAACCTTGAAGCCAACAATATTTCCAGTTGTACCAAGACTGCTCAATAGAATATATGACAAG atacAAAGTGGTGCAAACACACCAGTGAAAAAATTCCTGTTAAATTTTGCCGCAACTATGAAGATGATTGAAGTGAAACAGGGCATAATTCGAAATGACAGCCTTTTGGATAAGCTAGTCTTCAAAAAAGTTCAG GAAACCATGGGTGGAAGAGTGCGTATAATGGTAACAGGTGCAGCCCCTATATCTCCCTCTGTCCTGAAATTTCTCAGATCAGCACTGGGCTGCCAG GTCTTTGAAGCTTATGGCCAGACTGAATGTTCAGCTGGATGTACTTTCTCAATGCCTGGAGACTGGACTACAG gACATGTTGGACCCCCATTGGTTTGTAATATCATAAAACTAGACGATGTGGAAGAAATGAACTATTTCTCTTCAAACAATGAAGGCGAG GTCTGTATAAAAGGACCAAATGTATTCAAGGGTTACCTGAAAGACCCTGAGAAGACAGCAGAAGCAATTGACAAAGATGGGTGGCTTCACACGGGAGATGTGGGGAAATGGATGCCA AATGGAACGCTGAAGATCATtgataggaagaaaaacatatttaaactTGCACAAGGAGAATACATTGCTCCAGAGAAGATAGAAAATGTCTATATCAGAAGTGTTGCTGTAGCCCAAGTCTTTGTACATGGGGAAAGCCTGCGG tcttgTTTAATAGGTATAGTGGTTCCTGATGCTGAGACACTTCCAGAATTTGCAGCAAAACTGGGAATAAAGGGTTCCTATGAAGATATCTGCAAAAATCCA GCAGTGAAGAAAGCTATTTTAGAAGATCTGGTTAGACTGGGGAAAGCAGCCGGCCTTAAGTCCTTTGAACAA GTTAAAGACCTGTACATCCACACAGAGCTGTTCTCTGTAGAAAATGGACTCTTGACGCCAACGCTGAAGGCGAAGAGAGCAGAGCTTGTTAAAGTCTTCCAGAAGCAGATTGAAGCCCTCTATTCAAGTATGCAGGAATAA
- the ZDHHC6 gene encoding palmitoyltransferase ZDHHC6 isoform X1 has product MGGPGGLREVRRLCHWGPLVALSVVIVCSATAIADAVLWYWPLDTAGGSVNFIMLLNWTVMILYNYFNAMFVGPGYVPLGWTPEKSQDCMYLQYCKVCQSYKAPRSHHCRKCNRCVMKMDHHCPWINNCCGYQNHASFTLFLLLAPLGCIHASFIFVMTMYTQLYNRISFGWSSVKIDMSAAKRDPRTIIPFGLSAFAASLFALGLALGTTIAVGMLFIIQMKVILTNKTSIESWIEEKAKDRIQYYQTDETFIFPYDMGSKWKNFKQVFTWSGIPEGDGLDWPVREGCHRYSLTIEQLKQKADKRVRSVRYRAIEDYSGVCCPVTKGVKTFFTTPCTEEPRIALSKGDLILATRGLKHWMYGEKILNSAGDGGIRERGWFPRKCVEKCQYDSETDQPVDGEKKSR; this is encoded by the exons ATGGGCGGCCccggggggctgcgggaggtGCGGCGGCTGTGCCACTGGGGGCCGCTGGTGGCCCTGTCCGTGGTGATCGTCTGCTCCGCCACCGCCATCGCGGACGCCGTGCTGTGGTACTGGCCCCTGGACACGGCCGGGGGGAGCGTCAACTTCATCATGCTCCTCAACTGGACCGTCATGATTCTCTACAACTACTTCAACGCCATGTTTGTCGGCCCCGGGTACGTCCCGCTGGGGTGGACACCG gaaaaatctcAGGATTGCATGTATCTCCAGTACTGTAAAGTGTGTCAGTCTTACAAGGCACCACGTTCACACCACTGTCGAAAGTGTAACAG ATGTGTCATGAAGATGGATCACCATTGTCCTTGGATCAACAACTGTTGTGGTTACCAGAATCATGCATCTTTCACTTTGTTCCTCCTCTTAGCACCACTAGGATGCATTCACGCATCTTTCATATTTGTAATGACTATGTACACTCAACTTTACAACAGA ATATCTTTTGGGTGGAGTTCTGTAAAAATTGACATGAGTGCAGCCAAAAGAGACCCTCGAACCATTATTCCCTTCGGACTGTCTGCATTTGCTGCATCTTTATTTGCCTTAGGACTGGCATTAGGAACAACAATTGCCGTTGGTATGCTGTTTATTATTCAG atGAAAGTCATTTTGACAAACAAAACTTCAATCGAGTCCTGGATTGAAGAAAAG gCCAAAGACAGAATTCAGTACTACCAAACAGATGaaacctttatttttccatatgaTATGGGAAGCAAATGGAAGAACTTCAAGCAAGTGTTTACGTGGTCTGGGATTCCGGAGGGAGATGGCCTGGACTGGCCAGTGAGAGAAGGCTGTCATCGATACAGTTTGACG ATAGAGcaactgaaacagaaagcagacaaGCGAGTAAGAAGT GTGCGGTATCGAGCCATAGAAGATTACAGTGGTGTCTGCTGCCCTGTGACTAAAGGTGTTAAAACATTCTTCACAACACCATGTACTGAAGAACCTAGAATTGCACTGAGTAAAGGGGATCTGATTTTAGCCACAAGAGGCCTAAA ACACTGGATGTATGGTGAGAAGATTCTTAACTCAGCTGGTGATG GTGGAATAAGAGAACGAGGCTGGTTCCCTAGGAAATGTGTGGAAAAATGCCAATATGACTCTGAAACGGATCAACCAGTGGATGGAGAGAAGAAGAGCAGATAg
- the ZDHHC6 gene encoding palmitoyltransferase ZDHHC6 isoform X2, which yields MGGPGGLREVRRLCHWGPLVALSVVIVCSATAIADAVLWYWPLDTAGGSVNFIMLLNWTVMILYNYFNAMFVGPGCVMKMDHHCPWINNCCGYQNHASFTLFLLLAPLGCIHASFIFVMTMYTQLYNRISFGWSSVKIDMSAAKRDPRTIIPFGLSAFAASLFALGLALGTTIAVGMLFIIQMKVILTNKTSIESWIEEKAKDRIQYYQTDETFIFPYDMGSKWKNFKQVFTWSGIPEGDGLDWPVREGCHRYSLTIEQLKQKADKRVRSVRYRAIEDYSGVCCPVTKGVKTFFTTPCTEEPRIALSKGDLILATRGLKHWMYGEKILNSAGDGGIRERGWFPRKCVEKCQYDSETDQPVDGEKKSR from the exons ATGGGCGGCCccggggggctgcgggaggtGCGGCGGCTGTGCCACTGGGGGCCGCTGGTGGCCCTGTCCGTGGTGATCGTCTGCTCCGCCACCGCCATCGCGGACGCCGTGCTGTGGTACTGGCCCCTGGACACGGCCGGGGGGAGCGTCAACTTCATCATGCTCCTCAACTGGACCGTCATGATTCTCTACAACTACTTCAACGCCATGTTTGTCGGCCCCGG ATGTGTCATGAAGATGGATCACCATTGTCCTTGGATCAACAACTGTTGTGGTTACCAGAATCATGCATCTTTCACTTTGTTCCTCCTCTTAGCACCACTAGGATGCATTCACGCATCTTTCATATTTGTAATGACTATGTACACTCAACTTTACAACAGA ATATCTTTTGGGTGGAGTTCTGTAAAAATTGACATGAGTGCAGCCAAAAGAGACCCTCGAACCATTATTCCCTTCGGACTGTCTGCATTTGCTGCATCTTTATTTGCCTTAGGACTGGCATTAGGAACAACAATTGCCGTTGGTATGCTGTTTATTATTCAG atGAAAGTCATTTTGACAAACAAAACTTCAATCGAGTCCTGGATTGAAGAAAAG gCCAAAGACAGAATTCAGTACTACCAAACAGATGaaacctttatttttccatatgaTATGGGAAGCAAATGGAAGAACTTCAAGCAAGTGTTTACGTGGTCTGGGATTCCGGAGGGAGATGGCCTGGACTGGCCAGTGAGAGAAGGCTGTCATCGATACAGTTTGACG ATAGAGcaactgaaacagaaagcagacaaGCGAGTAAGAAGT GTGCGGTATCGAGCCATAGAAGATTACAGTGGTGTCTGCTGCCCTGTGACTAAAGGTGTTAAAACATTCTTCACAACACCATGTACTGAAGAACCTAGAATTGCACTGAGTAAAGGGGATCTGATTTTAGCCACAAGAGGCCTAAA ACACTGGATGTATGGTGAGAAGATTCTTAACTCAGCTGGTGATG GTGGAATAAGAGAACGAGGCTGGTTCCCTAGGAAATGTGTGGAAAAATGCCAATATGACTCTGAAACGGATCAACCAGTGGATGGAGAGAAGAAGAGCAGATAg